Part of the Methylomonas sp. AM2-LC genome, TGCCTTAGCGGCTTATGAATTAGCGGTACATGAATTGTTTGATATTCGTGCAGATTTACCTTTAACCATGCCAGATGGTCGGTCTTCTATTAATGTAATGATAGACCCCATTCATCGTGGTTATGCAGATCTTCTGTTAAAAAGTGCAGATGGGAAGGATGAGGAGACAGTTCGCACTATACTCTACAAGGTAGTTGGTAACATGGAAGTGATTAAAGAAGCCGATATGCAAGATTTTTTTCTAGGGAAATGCGCCATTAATGCCATTAAGCCTTTAGATTGGAAGACGACGCCATTACAGGACGCTGCCATCTTCTATCCCATTCTGTTACCGGATAGAGTTGAGGTGGTGATTAAAACTGATCAGGAAATTTTTCGACGTACCATCAATGTTCCTGCTGGTGAAGTTAAAGAACAGATACAGTTATTTGGTCAAGCTTTACAGAACGGAAAGCCCTTTCGTAAATCTGCCGAAAAGCTTTATGAATGGCTGCTTAAGCCTGTGCTTAGTCAATTAGAAAATGATCAGGTCAAAACTTTGGTGTATGTGCCTGATCGAGATATGCGTGCTATACCCTTTGCGGCTTTTAATGATGGTAAGCACTTTGTGGTTGAAGAATTTGGTGTGGTGACTATGCCTAGTTTGGCGTTCCAAAATTTACAGCATTTGCGGGAAGTGAGTGCTGCAAGTCAGGAGTTATTTGCCGGTCTTAGTGTGGCGGATGGTCCATCAATAGATAAATTACCTAAAAAAGTGGTGGCTGAAATTACAAATTCGGAGTCGCCCAGCAAAAATAGATCTGTCATTGCGAGTCGCCCTCAGCGAGGCATATTGGCAGAAAACTTAAGTTTACCCAGTGTTGAAAAAGAAATTGATGTTTTGTCTGCCCAACAATCCAGCAAAATTCTGATGAATAGTCAATTTACAAGCTCTTCATTTAAGTCGTATCTCGAATCCGGAGATTTTGAGAAAGTTCATATAGCTTCGCATGGTTTTTTTGGAAATAATGCTAAAGATAGTTTTATACTGGCTTACGATGAAATATTGTCGTTGGAAGATTTACAAACCAGTTTAAGTGTAAATAAATTGCAAGATAGTCCTATTAGTTTGTTAACTTTAAGCGCTTGTGAAACGGCACAAGGTAATGACAGAATGTTGCTTGGCTTTAGTGGTATGGCAATTAAAAGCAATGTTCAGAGTGCTTTGGGTAGTTTATGGCCAATAGATGATGAAGGCGCTATGGAGTTTATGACTTTATTTTATCAGGGCGTTAATAAATCTATGGCAAAAGCACAAGCATTACAGCAAGCACAAGTAGCAATGATTAAATCGCCTAAATTTAAACATCCCTATTATTGGTCACCCTTTATTCTGACTGGAAATTGGCGTTAACTTTTAATGTGTGGCTAATTAGTCGGTTGGTTTGGGTTAATCATATTTTCTGCTCAGGTTGTATGGATTAGTTGTGTTGTTAATATCGCTGATAACCCATATTTTTAATCGAGCAAAGGTTGGTTTCTGGGGGGATACTCTCTATGTGGAAAGATTTATAATACTCAAGCTATCTGTTTTAGAACGGCAAATGTTGTAAGTATCAGGTTAGGCAAAAGGTTTTGCTTTATAGCGAAAATCAGATACTAGCTTTTGCTAGCAAAAGCTAGACAAAAATCCTGTTTTTATGGTATTAATACCTATGTATTTTAGTATGAAGAAATGATGATCGACTGAGTGTTTTAATACTCAAAGGCTATTCCCAGCAACAAAAACGTTAGTGCTTTCCGGCCTATTCCAAGCGCAGGAAATTTGACAAAAATTAAGACTGGATAAAAATAAGAAGAAACATCATGGCAGATATATCCGAATTAACCAGTGAAATTAGCTCCGACTTACCTTGTGGCTCTGACCTGGAGTACGATAGTGGTCGTTTGGCACTCAATACAGCTATTCAGGGTACGCCTGAAGATCAGTTTTCAGGGCAAAAATTTGAGCCACCTAATTGGCGAGAAATTCAAAAACAATCCGTTACCCTGTTAAAAAAATCTAAAGACTTACAAGTTATTCTATATTTAATCAGAGCCTTAATTCCTTTGGAAGGTGTCTGCGGGTTGCGCGATGGGCTTAATTTACTGGAACAAACTTTAAAAGCTTATTGGCCAGTTGTTTACCCTTTGTTGGATCCGGATGATAATGATCCCACTCAAAGACTTAATATTATTGAAGAACTGTGTAGTTGGGAATATATTCTCAATCCTTTGTCGGTGTGTATATTAGTTGAATCGAAGTCGATTGGACGTGTTTCATTACGTGATATACAGTATGCCAATGAAAAATTGCCTGTCCCTGCCGGTATTACCAAGCCT contains:
- a CDS encoding CHAT domain-containing protein, producing the protein MCQSLFKSELKKLKLLNLALMSVLFLGNVTQSYAALESETENLSVNDYKTLLAEGESLRSTGNLLDAQKKFDLAKQLADKSPSLESAVLAAIETASGYNLFLLNRKEAAEKQLLDAYQKTAEGLPYLHALAGEYLGNMAQSDGDVAEAAGYYSEALKAAKVTNDQALQISLELLNINLSDQSNEIKAHSLLSIAKRFQPLADDFVKAKLQLAFSQDALGLDKNSLQSETWALLNGAVYETLNSLLAYTLNQGQERFRAESYASMAHLYRINAKNADALILTDKAIELATQSKAKELLAQLYAQKGDLLRLQGDNVNALAAYELAVHELFDIRADLPLTMPDGRSSINVMIDPIHRGYADLLLKSADGKDEETVRTILYKVVGNMEVIKEADMQDFFLGKCAINAIKPLDWKTTPLQDAAIFYPILLPDRVEVVIKTDQEIFRRTINVPAGEVKEQIQLFGQALQNGKPFRKSAEKLYEWLLKPVLSQLENDQVKTLVYVPDRDMRAIPFAAFNDGKHFVVEEFGVVTMPSLAFQNLQHLREVSAASQELFAGLSVADGPSIDKLPKKVVAEITNSESPSKNRSVIASRPQRGILAENLSLPSVEKEIDVLSAQQSSKILMNSQFTSSSFKSYLESGDFEKVHIASHGFFGNNAKDSFILAYDEILSLEDLQTSLSVNKLQDSPISLLTLSACETAQGNDRMLLGFSGMAIKSNVQSALGSLWPIDDEGAMEFMTLFYQGVNKSMAKAQALQQAQVAMIKSPKFKHPYYWSPFILTGNWR